In Haloarcula hispanica ATCC 33960, one DNA window encodes the following:
- a CDS encoding bacterio-opsin activator domain-containing protein — protein MSDVGSPLHTAQVLVVGSANWTEPFSDALSASTEATILTAGTPSDALDTVRQRSVDCLVTGETLDDGSGTDLVRQLRDSAPDLPVVLGTTDGSEALASEAIQAGVSDYVPLTGPEGLRIDELIQRTGNALQSARRAITQRERARQFDAVFHDTQTATWVLDPDGSLARVNQTGRAMIDEDVDAVIGDLFWTLPWWAQSAATERDIRQLVEAARDGQFGNAVVHRPTTATDRVIELSVRPVENDFGDVTSIVIEGIDITEQVTLDRDLRQSEELHRVTLSNMTDTVLMTNEDGEYTYVCPNVHFIFGYTDDEIREQEPIDTLLGEDLFDRAELAEKGVLKNIECTVTDKAGHEHTLLVNVREVEIQGGTLLYSCRDITKRKQREEALATLQETARKFLYTETDQEIAHHIVDDVLSVFDVSASAIYLHDVETNELQPVTQSQAMTEHHGPLPAVRTNDDTLPSHSFVNDETLVFDDVHTSDRLENRATDLRSVMFIPLGNHGVFVSGSTAVGVFDDVTQELTDLLAATAEAALDRVVRESQLREQDRELQRQNEQLTALNHINNTIREIDQTIVSAETQEEINHTVCERLTDTDRFKFAWIGSVDPGGNTVETRAWAGNEQGYLDSQPITVADSETEPAGRTAATGEVTMIPNVAADLRNAPWRSDALTRDFLSVLSIPLVYNDLRHGILTIYADTKDAFDETTRTVLRELGETIASALSAIERKHALLTTSVTRVEFDIDDERFLLSRLARSAGCTLSYEGGIQHAPAGNSVFVTVEDADVQTVAAAAADMTSIDDVTQISDDDTESGVLRLELSQPFLALELADHGAIFREATADPDGTTLVVDVPQSVDVRNIAQLVDSTFSGVELKRKETLERGIEQDRSSEFLTDLTERQLEVIQTAYYSGYFESPRTKSGEDIATMLEISPPAFYQHVRTVQRKLFTTLFEDRSVSGLES, from the coding sequence ATGAGCGACGTCGGGAGTCCACTCCACACGGCCCAGGTTCTCGTCGTCGGTTCGGCGAATTGGACCGAGCCGTTCTCAGACGCTCTCAGCGCGAGCACCGAGGCCACTATTCTCACCGCTGGGACGCCATCGGACGCTCTGGATACGGTTCGGCAGCGCTCGGTCGACTGTCTCGTCACGGGCGAGACACTCGACGACGGGAGTGGCACTGATCTGGTCCGACAGCTCCGGGATTCGGCTCCGGATCTCCCGGTCGTCCTCGGAACCACGGACGGCAGTGAGGCCCTGGCGAGCGAGGCAATCCAGGCCGGCGTTTCCGACTACGTTCCCCTCACAGGGCCGGAGGGCCTGCGGATAGACGAGTTGATCCAGCGAACCGGGAACGCGCTCCAGTCCGCTCGGCGAGCGATCACACAGCGCGAACGGGCGCGGCAGTTCGACGCCGTCTTTCACGACACACAGACGGCCACCTGGGTCCTCGACCCGGATGGCTCGCTCGCCCGTGTGAATCAGACGGGACGGGCGATGATCGACGAGGACGTGGACGCGGTCATTGGTGACCTGTTCTGGACGCTGCCGTGGTGGGCACAGTCCGCGGCGACCGAACGCGATATCCGGCAGCTCGTGGAGGCCGCACGCGACGGGCAGTTCGGGAACGCGGTCGTTCACCGGCCGACCACGGCCACGGACCGCGTTATCGAGCTTTCGGTTCGGCCGGTCGAGAACGACTTCGGCGACGTCACCTCGATCGTGATCGAAGGGATAGACATCACGGAGCAGGTCACTCTCGACCGTGACCTCCGCCAGTCCGAGGAACTCCACCGGGTCACGCTCAGCAACATGACCGACACCGTCCTCATGACGAACGAGGACGGTGAGTACACCTACGTCTGCCCGAACGTCCACTTCATCTTCGGCTACACCGACGACGAGATCCGCGAGCAGGAACCGATCGACACGCTCCTCGGTGAGGACCTGTTCGACCGTGCTGAACTCGCCGAGAAGGGCGTTCTCAAGAACATCGAGTGTACCGTCACCGACAAAGCGGGCCACGAGCACACGCTGCTGGTCAACGTCCGCGAAGTCGAGATTCAGGGCGGGACACTGCTGTACAGCTGTCGGGACATCACGAAACGGAAACAGCGCGAGGAAGCGCTGGCGACGCTGCAGGAAACCGCACGGAAGTTCCTCTACACGGAGACCGATCAGGAGATTGCCCACCACATCGTCGATGACGTGCTCAGTGTGTTCGACGTCTCCGCGAGTGCCATCTACCTGCACGACGTCGAGACGAACGAACTCCAGCCTGTCACACAGTCACAGGCGATGACCGAACACCACGGGCCGCTGCCGGCCGTCCGCACGAACGACGACACGCTTCCGAGCCACAGCTTCGTCAACGACGAGACACTCGTGTTCGACGACGTCCACACGTCGGACCGACTGGAAAACCGGGCGACCGACCTCCGGAGCGTCATGTTCATTCCGCTGGGCAACCACGGCGTGTTCGTCAGCGGCTCGACAGCCGTCGGGGTGTTCGACGACGTCACACAGGAACTCACCGACCTGCTCGCGGCGACCGCCGAGGCTGCCCTTGATCGAGTGGTAAGGGAATCCCAGCTCCGGGAACAGGATCGCGAACTCCAGCGGCAAAACGAGCAACTGACCGCCCTGAATCACATCAACAACACGATTCGGGAGATCGATCAGACGATCGTCAGCGCCGAAACACAGGAAGAGATCAACCACACCGTCTGCGAACGGCTGACTGACACGGACCGATTCAAGTTCGCGTGGATCGGCAGCGTCGATCCGGGCGGTAATACCGTCGAAACGCGAGCGTGGGCAGGCAACGAACAGGGGTATCTCGACAGTCAGCCAATCACCGTCGCGGACTCCGAGACCGAGCCCGCCGGCCGGACGGCTGCGACCGGCGAGGTGACGATGATCCCCAACGTCGCCGCTGACCTCCGGAACGCGCCGTGGCGGTCGGACGCGCTCACGCGTGACTTCCTCTCGGTGCTGAGCATCCCGCTGGTGTACAACGATCTCAGGCACGGCATCCTCACCATCTACGCGGACACGAAAGACGCGTTCGACGAGACAACGCGCACAGTGTTGCGCGAACTCGGCGAGACAATCGCCTCGGCGCTCAGTGCTATCGAACGGAAACACGCGCTGCTCACGACGTCAGTGACCCGCGTCGAGTTCGACATCGATGACGAGCGATTCCTCCTGTCGAGACTCGCCCGGTCGGCGGGGTGTACCCTCTCCTACGAGGGCGGCATCCAGCACGCGCCGGCTGGTAACAGCGTGTTCGTCACGGTCGAAGACGCTGACGTGCAAACGGTCGCGGCGGCTGCGGCGGACATGACGTCGATTGACGACGTGACACAGATCAGTGACGACGACACCGAGAGCGGCGTCCTGCGGCTGGAGTTGTCACAGCCGTTCCTCGCCTTAGAACTGGCCGACCACGGCGCTATCTTCCGGGAAGCGACCGCAGACCCGGACGGGACGACACTCGTCGTCGATGTGCCACAGAGCGTCGACGTTCGAAACATCGCACAGTTGGTCGACAGCACGTTCTCCGGCGTCGAACTCAAGCGCAAGGAGACGCTCGAACGGGGTATCGAGCAGGACCGGAGTTCGGAGTTCCTCACGGACCTCACGGAGCGCCAGCTCGAAGTGATTCAGACCGCCTACTACAGTGGCTATTTCGAGTCACCGCGCACGAAGTCCGGCGAGGACATCGCGACGATGCTCGAAATCTCTCCGCCGGCGTTCTACCAGCACGTCCGGACTGTCCAGCGGAAGCTGTTCACCACACTGTTCGAAGACCGGAGTGTCTCGGGTCTGGAGTCGTGA
- a CDS encoding rubrerythrin-like domain-containing protein, whose product MRDVEQDHDEATPYECFACGKVITAESQPENCQDCGGEMRNRLTPLE is encoded by the coding sequence ATGAGAGATGTAGAGCAAGACCACGACGAGGCGACACCGTACGAGTGCTTTGCGTGTGGCAAAGTCATCACTGCAGAGAGCCAACCGGAGAATTGTCAGGACTGTGGCGGTGAAATGCGCAACCGACTGACACCGTTGGAATAA
- the gdhB gene encoding glutamate dehydrogenase GdhB, which translates to MGSELSPASPSEDSSTPSEPESALETARLQLHRAADHLDIDPNIVERLNHPRNVHEVTVPIERDDGTVEVFTGYRAQHDSVRGPYKGGLRYHPDVTRDECVGLGIWMTWKCAVMDLPFGGAKGGIAVNPKTLSRDEKERLTRRFAQELRKVIGPNLDIPAPDMGTDPQTMAWLMDAYSMQEGETIPGVVTGKPPIVGGSKGREDAPGRSVAIITQLVCEYYDQPLSETTVAVQGYGSVGANAARLLDEQGATVVAISDVNGAMYDPAGIDTATVPSHDEEPEAVTEYADTVISNDELLTLDVDVLIPAALGNVITEANADDIAADFVVEGANGPTTSTADSILADRDVMVIPDILANAGGVTVSYFEWLQDINRRSWSLERVNDELDEEMRAAWDAVRTEFENRDITWRDAAYIVALSRIAEAHEARGLWP; encoded by the coding sequence ATGGGATCGGAACTGAGCCCCGCTTCTCCTTCGGAAGACTCGTCGACGCCGTCCGAGCCCGAATCAGCGCTGGAAACAGCCCGTCTACAACTCCACCGAGCCGCGGACCACCTCGATATCGACCCGAACATCGTCGAGCGACTGAACCACCCGCGAAACGTCCACGAAGTCACCGTTCCGATTGAGCGGGACGATGGCACAGTCGAAGTGTTCACCGGGTATCGAGCCCAGCACGATAGCGTCAGGGGGCCGTACAAGGGCGGGCTTCGCTATCACCCTGACGTGACGAGGGACGAATGCGTCGGACTCGGGATCTGGATGACCTGGAAATGCGCGGTGATGGACCTCCCATTCGGCGGCGCCAAAGGGGGTATCGCCGTCAACCCGAAAACGTTGAGCCGAGACGAGAAAGAACGGCTCACCCGTAGGTTCGCACAGGAACTCCGCAAAGTCATCGGCCCGAACCTGGACATTCCCGCCCCGGACATGGGAACGGACCCACAGACGATGGCCTGGCTGATGGACGCCTACTCCATGCAAGAAGGCGAGACGATTCCGGGTGTCGTCACCGGAAAGCCGCCGATTGTCGGTGGGAGCAAGGGACGCGAGGACGCGCCCGGTCGGAGCGTGGCGATTATCACACAGTTGGTCTGTGAGTACTACGACCAGCCGCTGTCAGAGACCACGGTCGCAGTACAGGGCTACGGCAGTGTCGGTGCGAATGCCGCACGGTTGCTCGACGAACAGGGCGCGACTGTCGTCGCGATCAGCGACGTGAACGGGGCAATGTACGACCCCGCCGGTATCGATACGGCGACAGTGCCATCACACGACGAGGAACCGGAGGCGGTCACCGAGTACGCCGACACCGTGATTTCGAACGACGAGCTGCTGACGCTGGACGTCGACGTCCTCATCCCGGCTGCACTCGGGAACGTCATCACTGAGGCCAACGCGGACGACATCGCCGCGGATTTCGTCGTGGAAGGGGCAAACGGCCCGACCACGTCCACCGCTGACTCCATCCTCGCTGACCGAGATGTCATGGTGATTCCGGATATCCTGGCGAACGCCGGTGGCGTCACGGTGAGCTACTTCGAGTGGCTACAGGACATCAACCGTCGGTCGTGGTCACTTGAGCGCGTGAACGACGAACTCGACGAAGAGATGCGGGCGGCCTGGGACGCCGTCCGGACGGAGTTCGAAAACCGCGACATTACGTGGCGCGATGCGGCGTACATCGTTGCCCTGTCCCGTATCGCGGAGGCCCACGAAGCGCGTGGGCTCTGGCCGTAG